The sequence ACGGAGAAGAGTGATTATGATGCGAAGAAGACGTTGAAGAAAGTGTTGACGTTTGACGCAAAAAATCCGATTGTACATTATCGTTTAGGATTTATAGCATACAAGGAAAACGTGTTTCATGATGCATGTTTATACTTTAAGCAAGCGATTGAGTTTCAAGAACTTGAGCAGAGCCACAACTGGCAATTGAACGATTTGCAACTGCACCGAGCTCACTTGTATCTAGTCAACAGTTCTTTATTTGTTGCACACGAAGCAAACGAGAAGCTGAAAAAATTACCTCTTTTAGAAGAGACAACAATGAAACAATATGAAATCTCACCACTTTATAATGTCATTAATGAAAATGATACTTATTTAAAAAGTCATGCTTTCGTAAAATTTATGAATGAAGGGGAAGAGCATTGTTCAAAAGAAGAGTGTGACAATTTATATGAGTTGGATAGCATCGATAACCGTCTTATCCTTTATTTTTCGGATCGAGAATGTGGGTTACGGTACAATATGAAAAGGGAAATCGTGAATCCATCTGATGCTTATTTGTTGAAGGATATGTTAAGATCAAAAAAATCCTCCCTCCTTGTAGATGATCTACTGGAGCACTTTACTAAAGATATCGTTTCTAAAAATACGTTCATTAAACGAATAAGTCGATTACGTAAGTTGCTCAAACAGTTTGGTGTGCCTGAAGTGATAGAGAATGATCGCTCAAGTGAGCAGACGGCGTATTTTTATAATGGCGCCGTGCCTTTTGTGATGATGGAACGAGTCGAGGACGCGCTCGATTGATCTAGAATGAGATCGGAACTTTCGAAGTGATTTATTGTAGTGCCAGTACAAAAAAGTATTGGCACTTTTTTAATGACATGGCTGTCACCGCTTGTTTGGTTTAATGAAGGTACACAAACGAGAGGGAGATGGTTACACATGAAAGCCAAAACATGGTCAGCATTATTTAATCGCCAAGGATTTGAAGTTGCGGAAGTTAAGAACGGGGTATTCGACTGTAAATCTGAGTCAGCTGAAAACATCGAGTTTTTACTAGAATCATTAGACAACGGGAAAATCGCTTATCGCTACCATTCATTCATTTTATCGATAGAAAGTGCACCAATCACAGAAGGTGAGTGGTTGAAGTTAGTAGACTTTGAGAATCGAGGGCATGCTGGTTTTTACTTTCGTGCAGACTGTGAGATTCCAAGGGTGTTTGAACTAGATACGCACATTTCTGGTATCGTTAGACAATTGAATCGACTTGGTTTGTATACGAACGGAAGTTGTGATGGGCATGGTACAAGACACGCTCTTGTTATGATAAAAAGAGATGAGGACGTGGAGACCTCAAAGAACGTTTTACTTGCTGCTGGTATAAATAGAATTGTCACGAGAGGACGAAATATGAGATTACTAATAACTGAACGAGCGCAGCTTCTTGATGTAGCGGAAAAGCTTCAGTTGATTGAGAAAGGTTGGTTAAAAGAAGGTAGTAGTTATATCCGAGAACAGTTTTTTTATCACTCACTAGAGGAGTTGTTGTCGATCGATGGGGAGAGTGGGAATGAGGAAGGTGTTCGTAGTTATGTGTTGGATCAGCTTCGTGATGTTGTTGATCACGTCACTGTCGATCAATATGGAAATATCCTAGCACAAAAAACGTATCGTAATGGCAATGGCCCAACGATGTTGTTAAATGCTCATTTGGATACTGTAGAAAGTTTCATACCAGGGCGAGTCCTTCAAAAAGATGGAGCTATTTGGTCTAGTAGTGAAGGAATTCTAGGGGCGGATGACAGAGCCGGCGTAGCCGTTGTATTAGAAATGGCAAAACGTCTTGATGCATCTGATTTTAGAGGGAAAGTCAAGTTTATCTTCACTGTAAAAGAAGAGGTGGGATTAGTAGGTGCTAGAGCTGTCAATGAGTACTTTCTTTGGGATGTGGATGCGGCAATTGTTGTAGACCGGAGAGGTGCTGGGGATATTGTTACATCGTGCGGAGGGCAAATTCCTTTCTGTCATGAAGCATACGGAGAGTTTATAGAAGGAGTCGCCATGTCTCAAGGATTACAGGGATGGAAAACAACGAGTGGTGGTAGCAGTGATACACGAATTTGGGCAGAACACGGTATACACAGCGTTTATTTATCAGCAGGTTATCAAAATGAGCATACAGATATGGAAACTTTAGATGTGACTGCTAGTTATCGTACGTTAAACCTATTAGAAGGAGTTTTTGCACAAGGAAGAGAATTGCAGCGAATCGTGAATCGATTGAGAAGGTTGAATCGAAGAGCAAGGGCGATTTAAACGTGTAACACCAGAGCCAATGACGGTTTAAGTGGCTGCGTCCTAACAAGAGAAGATCAGAAAAACACAACAATGGGGTTGTCCAATTGTTGTGTTTTTTGATAGGAAATAAGATTTAAATTTCACCAGTGATTGCTCATAATCATCTATAGATTAGCGTTTAAAAACATGTTGCCCAATCACCACGGTGGTTTCTCTTGTATCTAACCAGCGGCTTGTGGCTATGTCTGGATTGTAGAAGAATAAAGAATCCTCTGACATATCTCGATCATTAGTTAACGCTTCTTCTACAGCTTCCATTGATTCTTCATCAGCTGGTTTATAAACTTGTCCATTCATAACTGGTTCAAATTGTCTTGGCTCATAAATGACTTCTTCAATGGTGTCGGGAAATTCAGAGCTTTCTACTCGATTTAAGACAACATCAGCGACCGCGACTTTTCCTTCGAATGGTTCAGTTTGTGCTTCAGCTCTGACAATTCTAGCTAAAAGATCTAATTCCTCTTCCGTAAGGTCATGGTCATTAGTATCGGCTTTCACTTCTATTGAAGAGCTTTTTACTTCTGGTCTTGGCTGTTGGACTTCGTTGCTTTTATGTATGTTTAGCTGCTGACCGACGATGATAAGGTCAAGGTCAGTAACTTGTGGGTTAGCTTCTGCTAATTCTGTTACTGTTAAGTCATGATTGTGCGCGATTTCAGACATCGTGTCTCCTTCTTGCACAGTATAGGCTAGCGTTGGAGTAACAAAACATAGAGTTGCTAGTAATGTTACGATAAATGATATTTTATTCATAAAATATGCCTCCTAGTAGATATAGTTTTTAATCGCTTTATCTACTCTATCTCTATGAAAGGCAAAACTAGAATAGTACAAAAAATTTAATAGTAAAAATTTTCAAAAAATGGCGGGTTGCTAGATTTGGCGGATGAACCACTTTGTAGTAGCCGCTGAATATGTAAATACATTCCGGTAGCAAACAAATGAGTTTTGTTAAGTTGAAAGAAGAAATGCCACCACAATGGTATCGGAAGGCGAATAAGTTGATGTAGCTGATCATTAAATAGAGGTAAAGGTGAGGGAAGAGGGAAGCAAGGCACCACGATGTCGACTTATCCAGGAGTGAGTGGTGCCAAAATCTTTTAAGCAAACTTCAGCCGGCAACTAGACTGCATCGCAATTAGTTCATAATATCTTTTTTCAATTTTTCAACCGCGCACTCTCCTTTTCAAGTATTGGTCGCACCTCTTGAAAAAGCTCCCTTCGTAGGGTTTTAGTTAAATTATACCAAAAAGACGGAAGCAGTAGACGTGAAATGTCAGATGATGAGGACTTGTAAAGGGGGTCAAATTCGTGAACGTGCTTATATGAGTTGATGGATAATGAAGAAGAAATCTACAATGTTCTGTGGAATAAGATTTTTCGAGAAGTGACTTACACAAACAAAAGGAGTGATCTGTAATGAGTAACAAGTATAACGTATTTGTATACGGGACGTTAAGACAAAATGAAGGGAATTCACACTTTTTATCAGACGCCAAGTGTCTAGCACAACAGGCTTGGACATACGGAAGCTTATACGACACGGGATTCGGCTACCCGGCAATGGTGCGAGATCGTCGAGGGAAAGTCTACGGCGAGGTATATGAGGTCAATGACGACCAACTCCAGCAACTCAATTGGTTAGAAGGGTACGTAGGAGAGGGTGAGGATAACCATTATCACCGTGTATCACAGACGATATATACGGATTATGGGGAAAAACAAGCATTTGTGTACGTGTACGACGACGAAAAAGCAAAACGACTGCCGAAAATCGATAGTGGAGATTGGAAATGTCACCACTACTTAGACCAAGATCAATGGCTCTACTTTGCCTATGGATCATGTATGGATGACGAAAGGTTTTATCAAGCGGGAGTTGCTGAACAATTTGAAGATGTGATTGGCTGTGGGGTTCTAGAAAACTACCAATTAGCTTATACAAAAGAAAGCTTTGACGGCGGGAGAGCCGATCTCGTTGAATCATCAAACAGATGGGTAGAAGGGAAAGTTTA comes from Desertibacillus haloalkaliphilus and encodes:
- a CDS encoding M20/M25/M40 family metallo-hydrolase gives rise to the protein MPVQKSIGTFLMTWLSPLVWFNEGTQTRGRWLHMKAKTWSALFNRQGFEVAEVKNGVFDCKSESAENIEFLLESLDNGKIAYRYHSFILSIESAPITEGEWLKLVDFENRGHAGFYFRADCEIPRVFELDTHISGIVRQLNRLGLYTNGSCDGHGTRHALVMIKRDEDVETSKNVLLAAGINRIVTRGRNMRLLITERAQLLDVAEKLQLIEKGWLKEGSSYIREQFFYHSLEELLSIDGESGNEEGVRSYVLDQLRDVVDHVTVDQYGNILAQKTYRNGNGPTMLLNAHLDTVESFIPGRVLQKDGAIWSSSEGILGADDRAGVAVVLEMAKRLDASDFRGKVKFIFTVKEEVGLVGARAVNEYFLWDVDAAIVVDRRGAGDIVTSCGGQIPFCHEAYGEFIEGVAMSQGLQGWKTTSGGSSDTRIWAEHGIHSVYLSAGYQNEHTDMETLDVTASYRTLNLLEGVFAQGRELQRIVNRLRRLNRRARAI
- a CDS encoding cell wall hydrolase, which translates into the protein MNKISFIVTLLATLCFVTPTLAYTVQEGDTMSEIAHNHDLTVTELAEANPQVTDLDLIIVGQQLNIHKSNEVQQPRPEVKSSSIEVKADTNDHDLTEEELDLLARIVRAEAQTEPFEGKVAVADVVLNRVESSEFPDTIEEVIYEPRQFEPVMNGQVYKPADEESMEAVEEALTNDRDMSEDSLFFYNPDIATSRWLDTRETTVVIGQHVFKR
- a CDS encoding gamma-glutamylcyclotransferase translates to MSNKYNVFVYGTLRQNEGNSHFLSDAKCLAQQAWTYGSLYDTGFGYPAMVRDRRGKVYGEVYEVNDDQLQQLNWLEGYVGEGEDNHYHRVSQTIYTDYGEKQAFVYVYDDEKAKRLPKIDSGDWKCHHYLDQDQWLYFAYGSCMDDERFYQAGVAEQFEDVIGCGVLENYQLAYTKESFDGGRADLVESSNRWVEGKVYKINEEALTYLFKREGVNANVYRPAFITIKINGVTYENVLTFLVINKQDEIAPPDHYAREILRGAKGFVSESYYQMLVKDLYRKFKKRMLIE